Part of the Brassica oleracea var. oleracea cultivar TO1000 chromosome C8, BOL, whole genome shotgun sequence genome is shown below.
CCGAAAATAAAACACACCGTAGAAGCAGCAGAAGCGAAGAGATAAGCGGCTACATTTTTTTTCCGGCAAGACGGACGGTTGAATAATTCTTCTCCGGTAAGTATTTGCATGTTTCAAATTTCTAAATATTGGTAAAATGGAGTTCATCATGTAAACTGGTTAATCTTGGTCGGTGATGTGTCACTGATCTTGATCGGTTGGGTCCGTAATGGTTCTCGTGAGCTCAATTTTCGTAGAAAACTAGTTTCTGGATACAGATGTGATATAATGTCTATTTGTTTCCTGATTTAGAATAGTTGACCGATGGAGTCAAGCTGTTTATGTCTGAAAATTTCCAAATTAAGAAACTAGACCTTATTGTGCTGCTGAGATCTGATCATTCTTAATTCTATATTTTGTTTCCATCCAGCTTCCTCAGGCATTGTGGTTTTACTTCCTCGTCACTGTTGAGATGGCTAGTACTCTGAGGAACATCCATGGTAAGAGATCTAACTTCCAATCTGAGTTTCCTGGAAATGGAGGAAGTAAGAGAAGAAATCTTCATGATGATGATACAGATCACAACGTTATTGGCTCTGAAGACACTGTGTATCGCTACCTGTGCCCTGTGAAAAAGACTGGGAGCATTATCGGCAAAGGCGGTGAGATCGCAAAGCAGATAAGGTCCGAGACAAAGTCAAACATGAGGATCAACGAAACTTTGCCCGGTTGCGAGGAGCGTGTTGTTACAATATATTCCACTAGCGATGAGTTGAATCATTTTGGAGAAGATGGAGAGCTTGTTTGCCCTGCTTTGGATGCTCTTTTCAAGGTTCATGACATGGTTGTAGCAGACACTAATGACAATGATGATGATGATGATGAGGATCTTGTCGGAAAACAAATGGTTACTGTGAGGATGCTTGTGCCTTCAGACCAGATCGGTTGCGTTATCGGGAAAGGCGGACAAGTCATCCAGAAGCTGCGTACAGAAACCAATGCTCAGATTCGTGTCATTAAAGATAACCTACCTCCCTGTGCTTTGACTTTGAGCCATGATGAGCTTCTTCAGGTGATAGAATACACTCTCACAAGTCTTTATATATGACTTCTAAGATTAGCTCATGTGTGTGTGTTGTTGGTTGATTTTTTTTTCTTTTCAGATTATTGGAGAGCCTCTGGTTGTTAGAGAGGCTCTTTATCAAGTTGCTTCTCTGCTTCATGATAATCCGTCACGGTTTCAGCACTCTCTCCTTTCTTCTCCAAGTACAATGTATCAACCTGGAGGGATGTTGATGTGTGCACCATTAACAGGCTCTCACAGAAACTACACTGCACGGAGAGACCTAGCGGACTCGACTGAGTTTTGTGTTTGTTTCATCTGTCCAGCTGAAAATGTTGGAGGTGTAATAGGGAAAGGGGGTGGTTTCATTAATCAGATCAGGCAAGAAACTGGTGCAACCATTAGAGTTAATACCTCAGAAACTGAAGAAGATGATAGCATCATTTTCATTTCATCAAAAGAGGTAACCAAAAGAAATCTCATATAAAGATCTTATTATTTAAATAAACGATTTTTTTTTTTTTGTATAGTTCTATGAGGATCAATCACCAACGGTGAATGCAGCCATACGTTTACAAGAGAGATGCAGTGAGAAAGTTGGTAAAGATACAAATGATGCAACAATCTCCACTCGTTTACTTGTGTCGAGCTCCCATATAGGGTGCCTCATTGGAAAAGGTGGCGCTGTTATATCCGAGATGAGGAGTGTAACACGAGCTAATATCCGTATTCTTCAAAAGGAAAATGTACCAAAAATTGCACGTGAAGATGAGGAGATGGTTCAGGTAAACACACATAATTAAAATGTGTTATTAGAACCCTTTGCTGTAAAAACTAAGGTAATATTTTGCTTTGTTGTGGTCAGATTACTGGAAGTCCTGATGCAGCTATGAAAGCTCTTACGCAAGTAATACTGCGATTAAGAGCTAACGCTTTCGACATGAATCATGGACTTGTCTTGCTACCAACATCTTTCCCATATATCCCTCAAGCAACTGAATCTTCAAAGAGGTCCAAATACGCAAAGCGTGATGGTTCCCGAGATCAAGACTATAGTAAACTGGTACGTACTGGTAACAATGAAGAAAATGTTAGGTATCGATCTTTATATCAGGATATTCAACTTAAGTATATGATTTGTTGTTGCAGAGTTCAAATTCCAAGAGAAGAAACTATGTTTCTTAAAGCGAGAAGGCTCATCTTATAAAGGTAATAATGGTTTTAGCACAAAAAAGAAGAAGAAAGGTAATGGTTTATGGTTTTCAAATATTATTCAAGAGACAACAAGACTGGGAGTGTTCCACAGTTTCAGAACTTATATGTTGATGTAATTTTTTATTACTTTGTAATAATTAAAATAAAAAAGTTTGTCTATATAATTCACATAAGATATGTAAACATGAGGGTGTCTTTTCATCTTTTCCTTTGCTTATTTATTTGTTATTTACTTTGGCTATACTATTTGAATTTCAATAGTGTTTTCATTTCTATTTTTGGTAACTAAGTAAACTATATTACAAACAAGCATGGCATGACACAACGCACGAGCTATAACTGGTCCTACAACATCTAAGTGTGAGAATGAATTACAGATTACATAGTCGAAACTCCAATCACTGGATTTGGATTCAGTTTACAAATCTCTATGAAGGCTCAATATTTTGACTTTCTTTCATTATGCCTGATATTTGTGTCAGGATACTCTGAATATTTTCTTCCTTTGCTCTTATAACATATGGATTTTCTAAAAATTTCACTAAGTTTTTATTCCTTTCTACATACAAAGTTGCAGTAAAAACAAAAAAAAAAACAAAAAATGATTTCACTATAGTTCAAACTTTCAGATAAACTGCAGTCAAATTAGCAAACACTTTGAAGTAATTTATAGCTTAGATTAATAGCTAATTAAGGACATGAGTATAATGCCAAAAAATAGAACTCTTATTGGTTGTTGTTGGATGTAACAAATCAGAGCAGGTGAAGAGGGGATAGATAATACACAAGATTACAAATTAATCTTTGCTCATTGTATGTCCTCAGCAAAAACCTAATTTCTCTGTCTTTATATGAATACTACACTTATGCTTTACAATTTTCTTATATTCTTCACTATATAATCAACTATTCAAAGTCTTAACCACTTCTTGAATTTATTCACTGTGGACATCCATATAAATTGTGGACAGACCCTTTTGTGTAACATCCACAGATAAAAAAAATGGAGGAAGCAAAGCAAATTGAAGTTGGGGAAACTT
Proteins encoded:
- the LOC106307630 gene encoding KH domain-containing protein At4g18375 isoform X2, whose product is MASTLRNIHDHNVIGSEDTVYRYLCPVKKTGSIIGKGGEIAKQIRSETKSNMRINETLPGCEERVVTIYSTSDELNHFGEDGELVCPALDALFKVHDMVVADTNDNDDDDDEDLVGKQMVTVRMLVPSDQIGCVIGKGGQVIQKLRTETNAQIRVIKDNLPPCALTLSHDELLQIIGEPLVVREALYQVASLLHDNPSRFQHSLLSSPSTMYQPGGMLMCAPLTGSHRNYTARRDLADSTEFCVCFICPAENVGGVIGKGGGFINQIRQETGATIRVNTSETEEDDSIIFISSKEFYEDQSPTVNAAIRLQERCSEKVGKDTNDATISTRLLVSSSHIGCLIGKGGAVISEMRSVTRANIRILQKENVPKIAREDEEMVQITGSPDAAMKALTQVILRLRANAFDMNHGLVLLPTSFPYIPQATESSKRSKYAKRDGSRDQDYSKLSSNSKRRNYVS
- the LOC106307630 gene encoding KH domain-containing protein At4g18375 isoform X1 — its product is MASTLRNIHGKRSNFQSEFPGNGGSKRRNLHDDDTDHNVIGSEDTVYRYLCPVKKTGSIIGKGGEIAKQIRSETKSNMRINETLPGCEERVVTIYSTSDELNHFGEDGELVCPALDALFKVHDMVVADTNDNDDDDDEDLVGKQMVTVRMLVPSDQIGCVIGKGGQVIQKLRTETNAQIRVIKDNLPPCALTLSHDELLQIIGEPLVVREALYQVASLLHDNPSRFQHSLLSSPSTMYQPGGMLMCAPLTGSHRNYTARRDLADSTEFCVCFICPAENVGGVIGKGGGFINQIRQETGATIRVNTSETEEDDSIIFISSKEFYEDQSPTVNAAIRLQERCSEKVGKDTNDATISTRLLVSSSHIGCLIGKGGAVISEMRSVTRANIRILQKENVPKIAREDEEMVQITGSPDAAMKALTQVILRLRANAFDMNHGLVLLPTSFPYIPQATESSKRSKYAKRDGSRDQDYSKLSSNSKRRNYVS